The following are encoded in a window of Ogataea parapolymorpha DL-1 chromosome VII, whole genome shotgun sequence genomic DNA:
- a CDS encoding signal transduction protein, with translation MKFGQDLAEHRVPEWQSQYLDYKKGKKKLKKLRKKPSILKSSLTQGKNNAPEPQDQGTWAGTPSFDAHKPVYYSAHQTEDPEIERLQSFKLPSPALLPSERRPSSPEPLPRKVSDTTPLLSSDDPKLSTGSIKESPKLAGQISRHQSTVSRFIVNLKRAHSLNTSPATGTEMEGLARSAREDFIGWVNSEFDKVERFYREREDACLDRFLVLQDQVVQLNEQKQRSSRKLSRLRDLRRKRKGPDNNVVSTLSSAPTEGRHSSDTSTMHSDEESSDEEGAMARAINSNFWFAAYLTKRKFRIINKFDTPSLPKFDWLKENGSAEKQYYDEDREQVHDNRRDYRRRKSAQPAIPYYSARKTLKKAIYELSRSMELLKSYKVLNRTAFRKLIKKYDKATDDNILPIYMRKVDSSYFVTSDLLDNLMAKIETIFTDVFENGNRKVAVTKLRSSEAEKQYYISTFLGSFMLGFSIPVVVYTIYLALHKMKTGELLEGRYLLQIWGGFFFCCLMGLLFSINCYVWSIYKVNYKFIFEFNPRDALDYRQFFAMSSVFFFLGSILAWFSFENFWSDTFDGRNWPWIYLGICALIFVCPFDILFLNSRTWLLSSIFRLILSGLYPVEFRDFFLGDVLCSLTYSISNLSMFFCLYATHWHGCLDGSGTTKCGSSRSRLLGFLSTLPSIWRFLQCFRRYADTGEWFPHLANMAKYTGSILYYMSLSLYRIETVTKYRALLITFATINSVYSSMWDIFMDWSLLQFDSHNYLLRDHLIFENKWYYYTAMVTDVILRFQWIFYAFFKTQIQQSAVTSFFIALAEIIRRFIWIFFRMENEHATNVHLARASRELPLPYPIIIRKTTAPSEPTAAEAEREDEAAAESLRRNTVIGQISKMLNSAHIKDFQRRKTSKQWKEEDESDDDDDAQ, from the coding sequence ATGAAGTTTGGGCAAGATCTTGCAGAGCATCGGGTGCCTGAGTGGCAGTCTCAGTACCTGGATTACAAGAAGgggaagaagaagctcaagaagcttaGAAAGAAGCCAAGCATATTGAAAAGTTCCTTGACTCAAGGCAAGAACAATGCACCTGAGCCCCAAGATCAGGGCACATGGGCAGGGACTCCATCCTTTGATGCCCATAAGCCTGTTTATTATAGCGCTCATCAAACTGAAGACCCAGAAATTGAGCGTTTGCAGTCTTTCAAACTGCCCTCTCCAGCTTTGCTTCCCTCAGAACGCAGACCATCTTCTCCGGAGCCGCTTCCTCGTAAGGTCAGTGATACCACCCCGTTGTTATCCAGTGATGACCCTAAACTTAGCACAGGCAGTATAAAGGAGTCTCCAAAGCTTGCGGGGCAGATTTCGAGGCATCAATCGACGGTATCACGTTTCATTGTCAACCTCAAAAGAGCTCACTCTCTCAATACAAGTCCTGCTACTGGTACCGAAATGGAGGGATTGGCACGATCAGCACGTGAAGATTTTATTGGGTGGGTCAATTCAGAATTTGATAAAGTGGAAAGATTCTATAGAGAACGAGAGGATGCATGCTTGGACCGATTCCTTGTTTTGCAGGACCAGGTCGTTCAGCTCAACGAGCAAAAACAAAGGTCGTCTCGTAAACTATCCAGACTCCGTGATTTGCGTAGGAAACGCAAAGGTCCAGATAACAATGTGGTGTCCACACTGTCCTCAGCTCCCACCGAAGGCCGCCATTCGTCAGATACAAGCACGATGCACTCGGACGAGGAGTCGTCAGATGAGGAAGGTGCTATGGCTCGTGCCATAAATAGCAATTTCTGGTTTGCTGCTTACTTGACCAAACGCAAATTCAGAATAATCAACAAATTCGATACTCCTTCCCTTCCAAAGTTCGACTGGCTCAAAGAAAATGgatctgctgaaaagcaGTATTACGATGAGGACAGAGAACAGGTTCACGACAATAGACGCGATTATAGACGGCGCAAATCTGCCCAGCCTGCTATTCCATACTATTCTGCGAGAAAGACACTCAAAAAGGCTATTTATGAACTTTCCCGCTCTATGGAGCTCCTCAAATCATACAAAGTGCTGAACCGTACCGCTTTCCGGAAactcatcaaaaaatacgACAAGGCTACAGATGATAATATCCTTCCTATATACATGCGCAAGGTGGACAGCTCTTATTTCGTCACTTCTGACCTCTTAGACAACCTGATGGCAAAGATAGAAACCATATTCACGGATGTCTTTGAGAATGGGAACCGCAAGGTCGCAGTGACGAAACTGAGATCCAGTGAGGCTGAGAAACAGTACTACATCTCCACGTTTTTGGGGTCCTTCATGCTTGGATTCTCTATACCAGTGGTTGTCTACACTATTTATTTGGCATTGCATAAGATGAAAACAGGTGAGCTACTAGAAGGAAGGTATTTGTTGCAGATCTGGGGtggcttctttttttgctgcCTGATGGGCCTGCTATTTTCCATTAATTGCTACGTTTGGAGCATATACAAAGTGAATTACAAGTTCATTTTCGAGTTCAATCCAAGAGATGCTCTGGACTACCGTCAGTTTTTTGCCATGTCGTcagtcttcttctttctcgGGTCCATTTTAGCCTGGTTCAGTTTTgagaatttctggagcgATACATTTGATGGCAGGAATTGGCCATGGATCTATCTTGGGATCTGTGCACTCATTTTTGTGTGCCCATTCGATATCCTGTTTTTGAATTCTCGCACATGGCTCCTTTCTTCGATTTTCAGGCTTATCCTTTCTGGACTCTACCCGGTGGAATTTAGAGACTTTTTTCTGGGAGACGTTTTGTGCTCCCTAACGTACTCGATTTCCAATTTGTCGATGTTTTTCTGTCTGTATGCCACTCACTGGCACGGGTGCTTGGACGGTTCAGGAACGACAAAGTGCGGGTCATCAAGATCCAGACTACTTGGATTTCTGTCAACTTTGCCAAGCATTTGGAGGTTTTTGCAGTGTTTCAGGAGATATGCAGATACTGGCGAGTGGTTTCCACATTTGGCCAACATGGCAAAATATACCGGCTCGATTCTCTACTACATGTCCCTGAGTCTGTATCGTATCGAGACCGTCACCAAATACAGGGCATTATTGATCACGTTCGCGACAATTAATTCTGTGTACTCCTCCATGTGGGATATCTTTATGGACTGGTCGCTGCTACAATTTGACTCACATAATTACCTACTCAGAGATCATCTGATCTTTGAGAACAAATGGTATTACTATACGGCCATGGTGACGGATGTTATTCTGCGGTTTCAGTGGATCTTCTATGCTTTCTTCAAAACACAGATCCAACAATCAGCAGTGACTAGTTTTTTCATTGCGCTTGCAGAGATCATTAGACGGTTTATCTGGATATTCTTCAGAATGGAGAATGAGCATGCGACAAACGTTCATCTTGCCAGAGCATCGAGGGAATTGCCGTTGCCGTATCCTATAATTATTAGAAAAACCACAGCTCCTAGCGAGccaacagcagcagaagcagaACGCGAAGATGAAGCTGCCGCTGAGTCTCTTCGCAGAAACACTGTTATCGGCCAAatctccaaaatgctcaaTAGCGCACACATCAAAGACTTccagagaagaaagacgtCTAAGCAATGgaaagaggaggacgaaagtgacgatgatgatgatgcACAGTAA
- a CDS encoding putative phospholipid-transporting ATPase has product MNQYTLDKDFEDTLNVALENIDSNPFIDKGVHQATDNTDAYSLKSLNKMNTHSYGYGLDDGDIPLIPSNDSNSDPHNSRPSSKADSRTIWSKGVQSLIHSSNRLVLGSGSKKKGIHLPSEDSTSHNIDVGDERTIIPHMDGGYSSNAVSNAKYNALSFFPMILYEQFKFFFNLYFLLVALSQAIPALRIGYLSSYIVPLAFVLTVTMLKEAIDDIQRRRRDMEQNNELYEVLGSMKKVPAKNLKCGDLVKLYKDRRVPADMILLQSSESNGESFIKTDQLDGETDWKLRIACPLTQSLSEDDLELIKVTVSPPSKHIHSFLGKLTFGDHTSALNIDNTMWANTVLASGTAIGFVVYTGKDTRQSMNTSVAGVKTGLLELEINNLSKILCACVFILSFVLVACQGFASDWYVDVMRFLILFSTIIPVSLRVNLDLGKSVYAYQIEHDKSIPETVVRTSTIPEDLGRIEYLLSDKTGTLTQNDMELKKLHLGTVSYAGDSMDLVADYVRNANEHAKTSRRDLGSRIRDLITTLAICHNVTPTYEDGELDYQAASPDEIAIVKYTKSVGLSLVKRDRTSLSILHEATNKTYEYDILQVFPFSSETKRMGIIVHDKNREELWFLEKGADTVMTKIVQQNDWLEEETGNMAREGLRTLVIARKRLTTNVYEEFKAKYQDASLSMLNRDQAMSKVLAQYLERDLELLGLTGVEDKLQKDVKASIELLRNAGVKIWMLTGDKVETARCVAVSAKLISRGQYIHTITKLSRPEYALQQIEYLRTNKDACLLIDGESLGVYLTYFKQEFFDIVVHLPAVVACRCSPQQKADVALLIRDATKKRVCCIGDGGNDVSMIQCADVGVGIVGKEGKQASLAADFSVTQFCHLTKLLLWHGRNSYKRSAKLAQFVIHRGLIISVCQAVYSISSSFEPLALYQGFLMVGYATCYTMAPVFSLVLDSDVSENLVSLYPELYKELTAGRSLSYRTFFVWVFVSLYQGIVIQGSSQTYVGLSTDVFTKMVAISFTALVLNELAMVAIEINKWNKVMMFSEIITLAIYIGSIPFLSDYYDMNYVKSVSFLWQTSSILAISLLPIWAAKAINRKLRPPNYAKVQQA; this is encoded by the coding sequence TTGAACCAGTACACGCTGGACaaggactttgaggacaCGTTGAATGTTGCATTAGAAAACATCGACTCAAACCCATTTATAGACAAAGGTGTCCACCAAGCAACAGACAATACAGACGCATACTCACTCAAAAGCCTGAATAAAATGAACACGCACTCATATGGTTACGGACTCGATGACGGCGATATCCCTTTGATCCCATCCAATGACTCCAATTCTGATCCTCACAACTCCCGTCCTTCCTCGAAGGCAGATTCGAGAACCATTTGGAGCAAAGGAGTCCAATCTCTGATTCATTCATCCAACCGACTCGTCCTAGGATCAGGAAGCAAGAAAAAAGGCATTCATCTGCCTTCGGAAGACTCGACCAGCCACAACATCGATGTCGGCGATGAGCGCACTATCATACCGCACATGGATGGCGGATACTCGTCCAACGCGGTTTCGAATGCTAAATACAATGCGCTTTCGTTCTTCCCGATGATCCTTTATGAGCAATTCaaattctttttcaacctGTATTTCCTGCTCGTTGCGCTCTCGCAGGCCATTCCTGCTCTTCGGATCGGCTATTTATCTTCTTATATTGTTCCGCTAGCATTTGTGTTGACGGTGACGATGTTGAAAGAAGCCATTGACGACATACAGAGACGTCGCAGAGACATGGAGCAAAATAATGAGCTTTATGAGGTTCTCGGATCCATGAAGAAGGTGCCGGCAAAAAACCTCAAATGCGGAGACCTGGTCAAGCTGTACAAAGACAGAAGAGTGCCCGCAGATATGATACTTCTCCAGTCATCTGAATCCAACGGGGAGTCCTTCATTAAAACAGACCAACTTGACGGTGAAACCGACTGGAAGCTGAGAATTGCATGTCCCTTAACTCAATCCCTTTCTGAAGATGATCTAGAACTAATCAAGGTTACTGTATCCCCACCATCAAAACACATCCACTCGTTTTTGGGCAAGCTCACGTTCGGCGATCACACCTCGGCATTGAACATTGATAATACTATGTGGGCAAACACCGTTCTTGCGTCCGGAACTGCAATAGGTTTTGTTGTTTACACCGGCAAAGATACACGTCAATCAATGAATACCTCAGTTGCAGGTGTCAAAACCGGCTTGCTGGAACTGGAGATCAACAATCTATCCAAAATCCTGTGTGCGTGTGTTTTCATATTGTCGTTTGTACTGGTTGCATGTCAAGGTTTTGCAAGCGATTGGTATGTGGATGTGATGCgcttcttgatcttgttttCCACAATCATTCCGGTTTCGCTAAGAGTGAACCTTGACTTAGGAAAATCTGTTTATGCCTACCAAATCGAGCACGACAAATCAATCCCGGAAACTGTGGTCCGCACCAGCACTATTCCCGAGGACCTCGGACGCATTGAATACCTGTTGAGCGATAAGACAGGCACTTTGACCCAAAACGATatggagctgaaaaagcttCACTTGGGAACAGTCTCTTACGCGGGAGACAGTATGGATCTGGTTGCAGATTACGTACGCAACGCAAATGAGCACGCCAAAACATCAAGACGGGATCTTGGCTCAAGAATCAGAGACTTGATCACCACCCTAGCGATCTGTCATAATGTGACTCCTACATATGAAGATGGAGAGCTTGACTATCAGGCTGCTTCTCCTGACGAGATTGCCATTGTTAAGTACACAAAAAGCGTTGGACTATCTCTGGTCAAACGTGATCGCACTAGCCTCTCCATTTTGCACGAAGCCACCAACAAGACCTACGAATACGATATTCTTCAAGTTTTTCCATTCAGTTCAGAGACTAAGCGAATGGGAATTATTGTGCATGACAAAAACCGGGAGGAGCTAtggtttttggaaaaaggCGCAGACACCGTGATGACCAAGATTGTGCAACAAAATGATTggctggaagaagaaacgGGAAACATGGCACGGGAAGGCTTGCGCACTTTAGTCATCGCCCGCAAAAGACTCACTACCAATGTCTACGAGGAATTCAAGGCCAAATACCAAGACGCAAGCTTGTCCATGCTGAATAGAGACCAGGCTATGTCTAAAGTTCTTGCACAGTATCTGGAACGTGACCTGGAATTGCTTGGACTCACAGGCGTGGAAGATAAGTTGCAGAAGGATGTCAAGGCATCGATTGAGCTTTTGAGAAATGCTGGTGTCAAGATCTGGATGCTCACAGGTGACAAGGTCGAGACTGCTCGTTGTGTTGCTGTGAGCGCAAAGCTGATTTCAAGAGGCCAATACATCCATACCATTACTAAGCTCAGCCGCCCTGAATACGCTTTACAACAAATTGAATATCTTCGCACAAACAAAGATGCATGCTTATTGATTGACGGAGAATCACTGGGCGTGTATCTGACATATTTCAAGCAGGAATTTTTCGACATCGTTGTTCATTTACCGGCTGTGGTAGCCTGTCGTTGTTCGCCCCAGCAAAAGGCTGATGTGGCTTTGTTGATTCGCGATGCCACCAAGAAAAGAGTTTGCTGTATTGGTGATGGAGGAAACGATGTCAGTATGATCCAGTGTGCCGACGTGGGTGTCGGAATTGTTGGAAAGGAGGGCAAACAGGCGTCGCTGGCTGCTGATTTCTCAGTTACACAATTCTGTCACCTGACAAAGCTACTTCTTTGGCATGGCAGAAATTCGTACAAGCGCAGTGCGAAATTGGCACAATTTGTGATCCACAGAGGACTCATCATTTCGGTGTGTCAGGCAGTTTACTCtatcagctcctcgttcGAACCTCTTGCACTTTACCAAGGATTTCTCATGGTTGGTTATGCGACCTGTTACACCATGGCTCCCGTCTTTTCTCTGGTTTTAGACTCTGACGTGAGTGAGAACTTAGTGTCGTTGTACCCAGAGCTGTACAAAGAGCTGACTGCTGGACGCTCGCTGTCATACCGCACATTTTTCGTTTGGGTGTTTGTGTCCCTATACCAGGGAATAGTTATCCAGGGGTCCTCTCAAACATATGTTGGACTGAGCACAGATGTGTTCACCAAAATGGTGGCTATTAGTTTTACTGCATTGGTGTTGAATGAGCTGGCCATGGTTGCAATTGAGATCAATAAATGGAATAAAGTGATGATGTTCAGCGAGATTATTACTCTGGCGATCTACATCGGGTCTATTCCTTTCTTGTCTGATTACTACGATATGAATTATGTGAAGAGCGTCTCGTTCCTTTGGCAAACGTCCTCTATTTTGGCAATATCATTGCTTCCTATTTGGGCAGCAAAGGCCATCAATAGGAAACTGAGACCGCCAAATTATGCCAAAGTGCAGCAAGCATAG
- a CDS encoding ATP phosphoribosyltransferase, with protein MDLVNHLTDRLLFAVPKKGRLYEKCVNLLKGSDIQFNRSSRLDIALCTNLPIALIFLPAADIPTFVGEGRCSIGITGVDQVKESDVDVDIAMDLLFGKCRLQVQVPENGPYEKPEQLIGKTIVSSFTNLTRQYFEELEGVKPGEPLKTKIKFVGGSVEASCALGVGDAIVDLVESGETMKAAGLHAIGTILNTSAHLIISRNPSHPELVEVIKSRLEGVLAAQRYVLCNYNAPRSMLPSLLKLTPGRRAATVSPLDDGEWVAVSSMVERKDMGNIMDRLKELGASDILVFEISNCRV; from the exons ATGGATTTAGTTAATCACCTCACAGACAGACTGCTGTTTGCGGTTCCAAAGA AGGGGAGACTTTATGAGAAATGTGTTAATTTACTCAAAGGCTCCGACATCCAGTTTAATAGATCTAGCAGGCTCGACATCGCTCTGTGTACAAACCTCCCAATTGCGCTCATATTCCTGCCCGCAGCTGACATACCCACCTTCGTCGGAGAAGGTCGCTGCTCTATCGGAATCACTGGCGTCGATCAAGTGAAGGAGAGCGACGTTGACGTCGACATCGCCATGGATCTCTTGTTTGGAAAGTGCAGATTACAAGTCCAAGTCCCAGAAAATGGGCCATACGAAAAACCTGAGCAACTTATTGGAAAGACCATCGTTTCCTCGTTCACAAACCTCACTAGACAATAtttcgaggagctggagggTGTCAAGCCAGGAGAGCCACTCAAAACCAAGATCAAGTTTGTTGGCGGTTCCGTCGAGGCAAGTTGCGCTTTGGGTGTTGGAGACGCCattgttgatcttgttgagagCGGTGAGACCATGAAAGCTGCAGGGTTGCACGCCATTGGTACCATTTTGAACACATCCGCACACTTGATCATCTCTAGAAATCCATCCCACCCTGAGCTTGTCGAAGTGATCAAATCACGCTTAGAAGGTGTTCTGGCTGCTCAGCGCTACGTGCTGTGTAATTACAACGCTCCGAGATCGATGCTTCCAAGCCTGCTGAAGTTGACTCCAGGTAGACGTGCTGCCACCGTTTCTCCTCTTGACGACGGTGAATGGGTGGCTGTCTCGTCGATGGTGGAACGCAAGGACATGGGCAACATCATGGACAggctcaaggagctgggAGCTTCGGATAttcttgtctttgaaatctCCAACTGTAGAGTTTAG
- a CDS encoding PHO85 cyclin-6, protein MLNNYNNPTPQPIEQYQDQAQHQYHQDVQSSSYTSITSPSNFVSYHSPSANPPPAFVHRNSFSSRSNSTDGSSLNIRQGSVGSISGLPQSSFLASSSSHIAPAGRRSLLTTKLQQQQDQSSPSAQQLTHFGQHASNLPSHVSSSYHDKFTPTSLQMSQLGAMPQHMSSQFGSLGNSGFPPHPAPATATTTISKDIAFSTNSSSSTLYQDAQQSIHTPTDDPHRPHFVSASAPSQTYFHSSSFPRSSIDHHHQQFQQNLPHSQFSSSSLSRHPEHMPLNPMSQVRNEDHLDIPNHPVNDLLLMLSALLQKIVEANDSLHPDHYNSQDNQMQAGGEQNKYTTNVLAFHGRNIPAISLHAYLTRISKYCPVTNEVFLSLLVYFDRIAKRANNGDFNSTFTSSPKAGFEDPNAKQQLFVMDSYNIHRLIISGITVASKFFSDVFYKNSRYAKVGGLPLEELNHLELQFLLLLDFKLMIQVEEMHRYGDLLMKFWKREQLKLSQLREQ, encoded by the coding sequence ATGTTGAATAATTACAACAATCCCACGCCGCAGCCCATCGAGCAATACCAGGACCAGGCGCAGCACCAATACCATCAGGATGTTCAGTCGTCCTCGTATACAAGCATCACATCCCCATCGAACTTCGTCAGCTATCACAGTCCGTCAGCGAACCCGCCTCCAGCGTTTGTTCACCGCaactcgttttccagcaggtcCAACTCGACAGACGGGTCCTCCTTGAATATTCGTCAGGGATCTGTGGGCTCCATATCGGGACTGCCTCAATCTTCGTTCCTGGCgtcctcttcttctcacATTGCCCCGGCAGGACGCAGATCGCTGCTCACCACTAAATTacagcaacaacaagaCCAATCCTCCCCATCTGCGCAACAACTCACTCATTTCGGACAGCACGCGTCAAATCTCCCTTCTCACGTGAGCTCCTCCTACCACGACAAGTTCACGCCTACCTCCTTACAGATGAGCCAGCTAGGGGCCATGCCACAGCACATGTCCAGCCAATTCGGGTCGTTGGGGAACTCGGGCTTCCCTCCTCATCCTGCACCGGCCACTGCAACAACCACGATCTCTAAAGACATCGCGTTTTCCACTAATTCATCCTCTAGCACCTTGTATCAAGACGCACAGCAGTCCATCCATACACCCACCGACGATCCCCACAGGCCGCACTTCGTTTCTGCATCAGCGCCCTCTCAGACATATTTCCATTCGTCCTCCTTCCCTAGAAGTTCAATAGATCACCACCACCAacagttccagcagaaCCTGCCTCACTCTCAgttttcctcgtcttcgctTTCGAGGCACCCGGAGCACATGCCACTGAATCCAATGTCCCAGGTCAGAAACGAAGACCATCTGGACATTCCTAATCACCCGGTAAACGACCTGTTGCTAATGCTGTCTGCTCTGttacaaaaaattgtgGAAGCCAACGATTCGCTTCATCCCGATCACTATAACAGCCAGGACAACCAGATGCAGGCCGGAGGTGAGCAGAACAAATACACCACCAACGTGCTGGCATTCCACGGCCGCAACATTCCTGCCATTTCGCTTCACGCTTATCTGACGAGAATATCTAAGTACTGTCCCGTGACAAACGAGGTGTTTCTGAGCTTACTGGTATACTTTGATCGGATCGCCAAGCGCGCAAACAACGGCGACTTTAATTCGACTTTtacttcttctccaaaggcAGGCTTTGAGGATCCAAATGCTaaacagcagctgtttgtcaTGGACAGCTATAACATCCACAGACTTATCATCTCTGGGATAACGGTGGCATCGAAATTCTTTAGCGATGTCTTCTACAAAAACTCTAGATACGCAAAAGTCGGCGGCCTTCCCCTGGAGGAACTCAATCACTTGGAACTGCAGTTTTTGCTACTTCTGGATTTCAAGCTTATGATCCAGGTAGAGGAAATGCATCGGTATGGTGACCTGCTGATGAAGTTCTGGAAGCGCGAACAGCTGAAGTTGTCACAATTACGCGAGCAATGA
- a CDS encoding putative secreted protein codes for MSRASKITLGVTSLLCAATTIGVYLFAEEENDNLKYGPVKDAERMQRRREKELNAKQQANARDFEAQKLLRQQLEASQPLSGEIVEGVDSK; via the exons ATGTCGAGAGCTTCTAAAATAACGCTCGGTGTGACATCGCTGCTCTGCGCGGCCACAACCATCGGTGTGTACCTATtcgcagaagaagagaatgaT AACTTGAAATACGGGCCTGTGAAGGACGCGGAGCGTATGCAGAGGCGTCGCGAAAAAGAGCTAAATGCCAAGCAGCAAGCCAACGCTCGGGACTTCGAggcacagaaactgctcagACAACAGCTCGAAGCTAGCCAGCCGCTTTCTGGCGAGATCGTCGAAGGGGTTGACTCGAAGTAA
- a CDS encoding mitochondrial matrix factor, translated as MYRFASIARIATKPVYTSQFLRMSSTLTPVISTNAPPAAASYSHAIKANGTIYVSGQIPFTPEGKRVEGTFQEKSDRVIQNVLGVLKDSNSSLEKIVKVTVFLTDMENFGAFNEVYSKYFNTHKPARSCVAVKQLPLGVEVEMEVVALEN; from the coding sequence ATGTACAGATTTGCAAGCATCGCCAGAATTGCCACTAAACCTGTTTATACTAGCCAATTCTTAAGAATGTCTTCTACATTGACTCCAGTGATCTCTACTAAtgctcctccagcagctgcctCCTACTCGCACGCAATCAAGGCCAACGGAACTATCTACGTGTCCGGTCAAATCCCATTCACCCCTGAGGGTAAAAGGGTCGAGGGAACCTTCCAGGAGAAGTCCGACCGTGTTATTCAAAACGTTCTGGGTGTTTTGAAGGACAGTAACTCTTCCCTTGAGAAGATTGTCAAGGTTACCGTCTTCCTCACCGACATGGAGAACTTTGGAGCTTTCAACGAGGTCTATTCCAAGTATTTCAACACTCACAAGCCAGCAAGATCCTGTGTTGCCGTGAAGCAACTGCCACTAGGCGTTGAGGTGGAAATGGAGGTTGTTGCGTTGGAGAACTAA
- a CDS encoding 60S ribosomal protein L34-A has translation MAQRVTFRRRNPYNTRSNQIKVVKTPGGKLVAQHQKKAGTRPKCGDCGIALPGVAALRPRQYASISKTHKTVSRSYGGSRCANCVKERIIRAFLIEEQKIVKKVLKDQAEKEKAKK, from the coding sequence ATGGCCCAGAGAGTGACTTTTAGAAGAAGAAACCCATACAACACCAGATCTAACCAGATTAAGGTGGTCAAGACTCCTGGTGGAAAGCTTGTCGCACAACACCAGAAAAAGGCCGGTACCAGACCAAAGTGTGGTGACTGTGGAATTGCTCTTCCTGGTGTCGCCGCTCTTAGACCAAGACAATACGCTTCCATTTCTAAGACCCACAAGACTGTCTCGAGATCTTACGGTGGTTCCAGATGTGCTAACTGTGTCAAGGAGAGAATTATCAGAGCTTTCTTGATCGAAGAACAAAAGATCGTCAAGAAGGTGTTGAAGGACCAAGctgagaaggagaaggCTAAGAAATAG
- a CDS encoding Peroxisomal membrane protein PEX4 codes for MSSTEKRLLKEYRAVQKELAEKRSSIRDTGIVDLHPLEDGLFRWSAVIKGPDQSPFENALWRLEIDIPTNYPLDPPQIKFVVFGEEKIRQMQRKTGSGTRKVCYKMPHPNVNFKTGEICLDILQQKWSPAWTLQSALVAIVVLLANPEPLSPLNIDMANLLKCDDMTAYRDLVHYYIAKYSAYESNDV; via the coding sequence ATGTCTTCTACAGAAAAGCGGCTTCTGAAGGAATACCGTGCTGTTCAGAAAGAGTTGGCGGAGAAAAGGTCATCAATTCGCGATACGGGGATCGTTGACCTGCATCCTTTGGAAGATGGGCTTTTCAGGTGGAGCGCTGTGATTAAAGGCCCAGATCAATCCCCATTTGAAAACGCACTGTGGCGACTGGAAATCGATATCCCTACAAACTATCCTCTCGACCCCCCGCaaatcaagtttgtggTGTTTGGCGAAGAGAAAATAAGGCAGATGCAGAGAAAAACCGGCTCCGGTACTCGCAAAGTGTGTTACAAGATGCCCCATCCAAATGTTAACTTCAAGACGGGTGAGATCTGTCTTGACATTTTACAACAGAAATGGTCACCTGCATGGACTCTGCAAAGCGCACTGGTTGCGATAGTTGTATTGCTTGCAAATCCAGAGCCATTAAGTCCACTCAATATTGACATGGCTAACCTGCTAAAATGTGACGACATGACAGCCTACAGAGACCTTGTGCACTACTACATTGCCAAATACTCAGCATACGAATCTAATGATGTATAA